One Echeneis naucrates chromosome 16, fEcheNa1.1, whole genome shotgun sequence genomic window, CACTGTTGTGGATTCTGGTGTCTTAAGTAATAAAAAGGAAGACTCAAGAAAAGATAAAGCAACACTGGCTTTTACCCTGAGCGTCGCAGCATGATACAGTAGGACAACACACAAGGGAGACTCTATCAAAGCCTTCTGAGCAGTAAGTAAAAAGACTGAGAATACCTTTGCTTTTCCATCAGGAAGGAACAGATAAGCCCCACTTTTGTCTTTGGAGGGGCGAGTGCCGTAGACCACAAACTGCATCTGGACCTTCACTTCCTGGGGATCTTCTTTGCGTTTGatactctttaaaaaaaaaaaaaaaaaatcagaaaagatATTTAAATAGCAAGACAAGGTTTCACTGGGAAATCAAGCTAACTTTACCTGAATTTACTCTTCTGTTTCAAGTAAAAACATTCTGCAGGGGAAAAGCTAATAAAGCACGAACCTCCAGGAGGCCAGTCGTTCCAGAAAAGCCAAGTGTGAGAGACTGGCTGCTGATGTAGAAGGTCTGAGGGTCAGACTGCTGTGAGCGGACAGGGAGGGGGTCACCCACCCGGGCACTGACGCCCTGTGCAGACAGCCTGAGCAGGGTGTCAGAGCGGAGCGTCATGGGTGAGTCCGGAGAGTCATAAAGATGGAAAACAGCCAGACCCACAGGTGGCAGGCGAACCATGAATGTTGCCTGGACAGAGGGTGGAAGATCCGAATCCACTTAAAACTAAATGttagatttattttcctttttaaaattagAGCAAGAAAGGCATTCAAACAGTAAGAACAGAAGCTGAAATTAACACATGACAACAGTTGAGACTGTAAATCTCTGTTGTACTTTAAGAGGGTGGAGAGAATTagatttctgaaaaatgaattaatttgcagagctgcagagaagcATTTGGGATATTTTCACTACTCAAACATTCAATATATGTTTGGGGTTTATTCAGTAGGTGTGGGGTTATTTTTGTGGTtcttattttggtttttaaggACTGAAAGAGCTGGCTGGCAGGCCTGATTCACTCACTTCATCTGGGCCCAaatgtttctcttctttgtaCTTTTCAGCCCCAATTCAGGTTAACTCAACCGACATCATTTGATTTATCAGATTTCCCGCAGCTCCCTCCTGAGCCACACGATGCTTGCTGCATACCTTTTAAACATACAGAGCAGTGCTCTGCAGTGCAGTGTCATTGGGGCTTTGCATTAACTGCAACTCAAACTCGCTTTTATACCTGCAGCCCCTGTTCCTCATTAGCCTCTCTCCACCATTGCCACATAACTAGAATGACTTTGCATTGCAATGAGTGCTGTGAAGCAGAGCAGGCTGAACACTGATGGAGAACTGCTGACgacattgctgctgctgctcaagtgaaatgatttcagtgtATAGAAACGAACAGTTCATAATAAAATTTACCATCTTACCTCAAAGACCTCCGCACTCATTTGACTAGAAGAGCTCCACTGAGCACTGAGCTGCACTGGGACAGTCTGCCCATCTTCAGTAAGCACTCGCACCCTGAGAGTGTTGACCAACACAGTCACAACACACAGCCGCTCCTGTTCGACAGGGTTGAATAAGACCAGATACCTGGCAGGGAGAAGGAAAAAGCAATCTTAAGTACAGGATAGTGGAGGAGcggcagaggaggaggcagtggaGATGAGAGATACAAGAGGATGAAGGTAATACCTCGGCCCTGCTGGGTCGAGCACTATTAAAGTGCGCTGAGGCAGAGAGTCTTGAGTAGCACGCCTATCATCCTACAGAAGAGAGACATAACAGAGAGAACACCGAATGCTCTGTAACGTATATATGTCCAGGTTTATGAAAAGTATACTATACAGGGGCAGAAGTGTCACACTAGTTTTCCTCTTACTGTCTCCAGGAAGGGCTCCGTCTGGTAAAAGCGATAGAACTCTTTGTTCTTCATCACAAGGAAATGAGCAGCATTGATGATTACCCTCTTCAGACCGATGAGTGAACGCAGTAATctagagaggaggaggaattagTGGATTACTGCAGCAGTCACAGCAGATGGCTGCGCAATACTTTTTGCCTCAATGCACCGAACGGTCGAGTAAAAAACAGCCAGAGATAGAGGAttccaaattcagtttttaaagaatttatgGGATGGCTTCTACCCAACCACACAGACATTTCTCTAAACCCCAGTTCTTACTTGGTGCCGTAGTCAATCACAACATTCTCCTTTGCCGTGCCGGTAATGGCATCATGATGCTGGAAGAGGGCAACAGACCGCCTTGCATCAACGAGCAGGGCATAATCGGAGACTGGGTAGCGTCCTTCCATGCCCGCATGTCGAGCATTCGCAACGGCAAGACTGTAAAGGATCTCTGCCCCCCTGAAACATTGACAAACTGTTATCACCGACAAGTTCTTTATAGCAAAACACAGTAGCTTCATTTGTCAGCTAAAAGTCTTGTATTCCAGCATTGTACACTGACTACCGATTCTTTTTCCATCtggcatttttatttaaagctttaaaaaggTTACACATGCTATAAATTATATTAGCCAAGcaaatttctcaaaataaaatttttatctttcattttgaaagaaaaataaaaagtccatAAGATACTTTTTCTGACAATATGGACTAAAGTGAAAGTGGAGGATTTGACATTTGGTTGTGTATGTCAGTTATTTCCAAGTGTGAGTTTAATATGTTCCACCTGAGATGTGACTCGATCACACGGTCCAGGCTCTTGTAAAAGGGCCGAGAGGTGAAATAGCCAGTCCAGTAGTGGTCTTCACGGTCTGCATATGCAAAGAAATCTCCACTGAGCACTGGGAAGTCTGCAGGTCTGGATCCTTGGGCCACTCCATTTGCTTTGTATACAGCATTGAAGTAGTCTGTGAGAGTCCCAAACTGAGCCTGTAGACAAGTGacatgttcaaaaaaaaaaaacctcaaacaaaaccaaaggaATAAAAAGTCCTCATTATTATGTATGCGACCGTCATCTTACATGGCGTCTTCTGAACCCAAACACTGATTCATGACAGATTCTTTGTACTGTCAGCAAGATAAAATACCTCTGCATGATTCATTATCAAGAGAAATGGTGTACAGCCAGGTATTTGGTACACCGCACACTGGGATGTAacaaaaagatatatatatagaaaatatttgGCAGCCCCACTTGTGACAGTTGACAAATTATTTTCTCACCTGTACATGCATCTCTGGGTGAGAATTCATGTAGTCAAACAGCTTCTGGTAGTTTATGTACTGCTGATCCCACTCCAGAGCTTTGTCGTAGCGGAAATCATCTCCGAGTGGCACAAGGAGCACCTTACTGCGGTAGAGTTTGGACTTTTTCCGATACTGATCCAGGAGCAGGTGTGCCCTGattaaaagagagaaagtgaactCATCTCTTGGCATCCAAACTGTCCTGCTTCCTGACTGCCAGTTTTCTAGGAAATTACTATGACCATTAAAGGAGCATCCCATTAATCCAATGGTGTTTTCCTTTGGCCACTGAAAGTTCTTCTTTATGTCCTTTCTAAGCTTCATGATGTGACTGCAAGACGATCAGCAGTCTGTCACCATGTCCCTCTGCTCATCTTCGCTCTCCGGCTGGCACAAGGTCAATTTTAGTTTATGTGGAGGAGAGTAGTACAGAAAGTCCTGACTTGTAACAAGggtgactgcagctgcagcagagctctCATAAGtatgtgagaaataaaaagaaaatatctgtaTTTAATGATTATATTCCTTAATTATAATATTCATAATTAAAGTCTGTAGATTATTATGAATGGGTCTACAAAATTTTAGCAAAACACAATTCTCACAAGTCATTACTCCAAAAAGTCAAGACTTCACATTTTCCAACACTTTGTAGTGTCATTGCGTTATGAAATATAACAGAAAATCAGCCATTCTTTATCTTTAACAAGCTTAAAGAAGAGACTATCTGCTCTTTTTATTCATAACTGCCTGAAATAATTAATCAACAGATGAACTGactcatttttaaatctttgctATACTCCAATACCAATTTATCTACAAAAAGCAAATTACAATCAATAATCAGCAGAGTTGAtaattgtttgaaaaaaaaaatttgagtgTCAAATTTACAGTATTAACTTAAGTTTAAAATTTCTCCAAGTATAAATAACCCACAAATGGCTCACCGCTCTGCTACATTGGCCTCCACTACAGTTTTTGGCGGCACTTTCCACGGACAGTTGATACGACCTCCTGGTAACCTCTTGAAGTCAAACTGGCAGCAGATCTTCGGGTCGGGTCCGCAGGTGTGGGGCACATCGTAGCTGTAGAATGGCATCATGTGGCAAAAGATATCTGTGTTTGATCCAGTGTCTGTCAGAGCAGCAAAGTAAAgagaaaattataaaaaatacaaCGCCTAATACACCAGAATGAAATACACTTCTAAGGCATCTTATGCTCTAGGGATGCTATTTATGATCATAGCCACACCAGTGCTTATTCACATGTTGTTACATGTGTTACATGTGTAGTTCACACCTACAATATTTTCTGGGgattcaaagtcatttttgaaaaacCACCTGAAACTAAAAGATGACATTTCATCACACAATTAATCCTAAGAAAAACTATCACACATTTCAGAACAATTGGACACTGAatagtcatgaaaaaaaatccaatttacttagaaataataatgaagatAACTCATCTGAAGCTATTACACACTGGCTGTCCATCCAAAATGTTCCTCTCTTTCAAAAGGCCATGACAGGGAGTATGACTCATTCTGTAATGAGCTTAACTAAGATGAGTGCATGAATAACATGATATCAATGGCTCCATTCCACTCACCCCAGGCCTGCCTCCACATGAACTCCAGACTGTGGGTGGAGGAAAAGTATTTTTTGATAGAGTAGTGGACCCTCTGTATGAGCATGCTGGTCAGGTTTGCCCTCTTTAGTAGATAGGCCATAGTGGCACTGTGACCGAAGGGGTCTACTGCCCACCCACTGCGAGGAGTTACACCTATAGTGGTGAGAAAGGAGAAAGCAACTATTTTATTCACATAAAAGGAAGCAATATATCTTTCAGAAAAACCTTCTTCACAACAGGAAACCACTGAAAGTCACACAAAGTATTTTATCTCCCACAGAACAAGAGGTTACATCTGCTGCATGCAGGATAAGGCCTGTGTATCCTCACAAGTTCAAGTTACACTAAAGCATGGAGAGGACCGAGAACATTTTGAGCTAAGTTAAACTTAAATCTAGTGAAGAGGTTTtgggtgaaagaaaaaagtcaggAAAAAGCCTCTTAAACATTTGGGCATCACTCTCCTAAAGTGTAAATACAGAAGGAAAAAATCTACATGAATGTGTACCTAAATTTCTCTCCAGCCACTGATGGCCTTCAATGAGCTGGTCTATCATGGCAAAGTAGTGAACATTGGCTTCATCCGTCATTACCCAACCCCCTGTCACAATCTCGAACTGCCCTGCAAGGATCAGCCTGTTGAAGAGAGAGAATTAAGACAGGTAGGTGAGGATAATCCAGCCCTAAAGAGGGAGAGGCCCATTAACCAGATAACAAGCTATTTTTAGAGAATCTACAGCGAGCAGATATTACAAGACTGTACTTCAGGGCCAATAAATATCAAAGAAATTCAGCTAATTCTAAGATTGCATAGAACAAATAAAAGGTTTACATCACCAATACATGACTCAGACTCACTTTCGCACAGCTTCTTGCTTGTGTATGTCTGCAGTTTCCCACCACTTGGAGAAGAATGAAATCTCAGACCAGATGAATTTCCTGCGAGAATCCTCACCCAACTTGACCAccatattgtttaaaatgtgttgtgtcTGGTCTGTGAAGTACTTGTCAAAAGTCTTAATCCAACCtaagacaacacaaaaaaaaaaaaaacaaacaacataaaaccTAAATCAGCACAATAGTTGGACAACAATACAAATAGGACACACGACAAGCCTCTGGCCCCCGTTTAACCCCTTTATCTTGCTTACCCATACAAGGAGGGCAGAGCAAGAAAAGAGTCTACATTGTGGAAAAAGTGTTTGCAAaagatgagaaataaaaactcaTATTTTATTCAAGTTGAAGTGCTTCCCTTAGAAATCTATTTAGCAGAGTGGCTTCAAAGAAAATGACTAAAAAGCACTTCCTGCGCATTTTTAGTGTGTAGCATGTAGTGAGTACCAGCCTATAAATATACCACAaattatgaatattaaaatatattagcAATCAAAGTTCCACATCATTCCAGACATATGAGGAATTGCATCATCAAGTCAAGAGCTTATTGTAAGGAGCAAGTGTATTTACTGCAGCCTATTTAGCACCTGATTGCTTATTGTTCGACCTGCTTATCTAGTTATGACTAAAAAGCTTCAAAAGACTGTCATTGCATTTGTCAGAAATGACCCAAGCCAACAAACCTGATTTTGGTTCTGCGTGCTGTTATTCTGGCATCTAGCTAGAAAAGCTCACTATGGTTTGATAAATCTTATActgtcacatttaaaacatctttaaaaaattcCAGCTTCAAACATGGTCTGTTCTTGCTGTTGATGAGACAAATTTGCAGGTCTCTGCCACCAACTGTCAACATATTAATAACTGTCAAGTCAGCAAGTATGTGACAGTGGTAATGtcagtctgaaataaaaatctgagcCAACTTCCCAATAGTGCCACACTTGTGCCTAAGCCATcaatcatttcacttttatgCTAATAAtgtgtgacttttttctttttttttttaagatttcctAGCCTTAAACACCAACCCTCCCCTCACTGAAGACCTAAGAGTTGGTTGGTTTGCCTCTTTCTTTACAATCCAGGtacaatttttaatttaattacttGAGAAAAAGGTGTCCAGACATGCTTTGGGCTATGTCTCAAGAAAGTGTTTGATCTGTTTGACAGACTCTCAAACTAGCACAGAGTCAAGTTTTgctatatataaaaacacacttgaAACTCACCTGGATCGTTGTGGGAGTGAGGGACCACAAACACTTGGAGTGGTTCACTGTCCCACTCATCAGGCTCATAAGTAATGTCAAAGCCCTGTTTCCACACACCACCATCAGGGTTGTCAAACTTGAGGAGGGAATACACATCCAGCAtctaaaattaaacacaaactcATCATTTCGTGCCAGTGAGAGccaaaacaagattttttttaccACAACGTAAGAGCAACACcatgtttatgtgtgcatgaTGTTTGGGCTGCTTAGAGGTTTGTAGGTAGCTGCACCTGAACGTCTGCTTGACCGTGGCTGCCTACAGCAAACTGGCAATCCTGAGATTTGACAGCGAGGAAAGTGGGACGACCATCAAATGGTAATACCCAGGAACCATTGGCACTTCTGAATGGCAAGTGGCCACTGGGAGACACAGCTCCTGTGTCTGTTAGCTCCATCACAGAGTCCTTTATATGGCTGATGATTTGGTGGTTTTCCTCCAGGAGCTGTTCCAGCTGCTCTATCCGGTTCTGTAGAACTGATATCTGGCTCTAAAtcacatacaaaaataataaatcacacagCTGTAAAGGATTAAAAAACATATACAGATCAAACCCACATTCCTTTCTTCTATCATGCTGAACAATCTTCAGTTTCAAAGCTTTAAATTACACAATCAGCAAAAGTAACAAATGGATCTATAGTAAGCGAATGCTCGGGTGTGATTATTTGGATGCTCACATTTAAAagccaaacaagaaaacatggaaGTGCTGCAGCATAAAAGGATTTCATATAGTAGATAAATTACCTATACAATAGTTATTCTTACCCGTGGAAAGTTTCCACCATTCTGTCGTCTTGCAGGGTCATGCTGGACTCTATCCAACATCAGATAGAGAGAAAATACAGCCACACAGAATATGGCCCCTCCACACACTGTCACCTGTTTCCTcagcttcatcctcctctggaACAATCTTCTTTCCCGGGTATGAATTCGAAAAATGACCttgactgatgtgtttttttccagcacagagaaaaagtcCTTGAAAGCTGGAATACAATCTGTCACCtcacaaaaagtgtgtgtgggttggttggggtgggggggttggaaaGTACCCAGCTACACTAGTACCAATGGTACAGCTCCACTCCTGCGATGCCTCCAGCCTCCACTCACCATACTGGAGACCACAGCAAAGGGTACTACTGCAGAGAGAGTAATGGACAAGGATACTAAATCACCAATAGCTGGCAAAGTCTGTCAGTGTTGGCCAAACCACAGCCACCGGTGGGCTCCTTCAAAGTAACCCTTGTGCTCAACCATGCAAACCGATGAGAttgcaggaaaaggaaaaaaaaacaagtgccACTCAGAAGGGGCTTGAACAGGGAGTCTAGTGTCCCTGCGGCATGATGTGTGTAGCTGTGGGCCTGCTCTCCTGGTCCATTCCCCACTCCCACAGCAGACTCTAATCCTGCAGTACAGCCG contains:
- the man2a2 gene encoding alpha-mannosidase 2x isoform X2 — translated: MKLRKQVTVCGGAIFCVAVFSLYLMLDRVQHDPARRQNGGNFPRSQISVLQNRIEQLEQLLEENHQIISHIKDSVMELTDTGAVSPSGHLPFRSANGSWVLPFDGRPTFLAVKSQDCQFAVGSHGQADVQMLDVYSLLKFDNPDGGVWKQGFDITYEPDEWDSEPLQVFVVPHSHNDPGWIKTFDKYFTDQTQHILNNMVVKLGEDSRRKFIWSEISFFSKWWETADIHKQEAVRKLILAGQFEIVTGGWVMTDEANVHYFAMIDQLIEGHQWLERNLGVTPRSGWAVDPFGHSATMAYLLKRANLTSMLIQRVHYSIKKYFSSTHSLEFMWRQAWDTGSNTDIFCHMMPFYSYDVPHTCGPDPKICCQFDFKRLPGGRINCPWKVPPKTVVEANVAERAHLLLDQYRKKSKLYRSKVLLVPLGDDFRYDKALEWDQQYINYQKLFDYMNSHPEMHVQAQFGTLTDYFNAVYKANGVAQGSRPADFPVLSGDFFAYADREDHYWTGYFTSRPFYKSLDRVIESHLRGAEILYSLAVANARHAGMEGRYPVSDYALLVDARRSVALFQHHDAITGTAKENVVIDYGTKLLRSLIGLKRVIINAAHFLVMKNKEFYRFYQTEPFLETDDRRATQDSLPQRTLIVLDPAGPRYLVLFNPVEQERLCVVTVLVNTLRVRVLTEDGQTVPVQLSAQWSSSSQMSAEVFEATFMVRLPPVGLAVFHLYDSPDSPMTLRSDTLLRLSAQGVSARVGDPLPVRSQQSDPQTFYISSQSLTLGFSGTTGLLESIKRKEDPQEVKVQMQFVVYGTRPSKDKSGAYLFLPDGKAKPYNQKEPPVVRVVEGPLFSEVVAHYQHFQQAIRIHNVPGVDGLSIDITTTVDIRDQTNKELAMRLVTDIQSGDVFYTDLNGFQMQPRRHYLKLPLQANFYPMPSQAYIQDSHHRLTLHTAQSLGVSSLESGQLEVIMDRRLMQDDNRGLGQGLKDNKKTANRFRLLLERRSEGNKMMDSGTTSFPSILSHITNAILNHEVLALPVLPKRRGIPPLQTFAPLKSFLPCDFHLLNLRSIQSQDPHSPSPYTALILHRLALDCGLETQNLGFNCTTTQGQLNVSGLFKNLDLQLLQPMSLTLMHSSTPLANDSTISLDPMEISAFKLKLR
- the man2a2 gene encoding alpha-mannosidase 2x isoform X1, with the translated sequence MKLRKQVTVCGGAIFCVAVFSLYLMLDRVQHDPARRQNGGNFPRSQISVLQNRIEQLEQLLEENHQIISHIKDSVMELTDTGAVSPSGHLPFRSANGSWVLPFDGRPTFLAVKSQDCQFAVGSHGQADVQMLDVYSLLKFDNPDGGVWKQGFDITYEPDEWDSEPLQVFVVPHSHNDPGWIKTFDKYFTDQTQHILNNMVVKLGEDSRRKFIWSEISFFSKWWETADIHKQEAVRKLILAGQFEIVTGGWVMTDEANVHYFAMIDQLIEGHQWLERNLGVTPRSGWAVDPFGHSATMAYLLKRANLTSMLIQRVHYSIKKYFSSTHSLEFMWRQAWDTGSNTDIFCHMMPFYSYDVPHTCGPDPKICCQFDFKRLPGGRINCPWKVPPKTVVEANVAERAHLLLDQYRKKSKLYRSKVLLVPLGDDFRYDKALEWDQQYINYQKLFDYMNSHPEMHVQAQFGTLTDYFNAVYKANGVAQGSRPADFPVLSGDFFAYADREDHYWTGYFTSRPFYKSLDRVIESHLRGAEILYSLAVANARHAGMEGRYPVSDYALLVDARRSVALFQHHDAITGTAKENVVIDYGTKLLRSLIGLKRVIINAAHFLVMKNKEFYRFYQTEPFLETDDRRATQDSLPQRTLIVLDPAGPRYLVLFNPVEQERLCVVTVLVNTLRVRVLTEDGQTVPVQLSAQWSSSSQMSAEVFEATFMVRLPPVGLAVFHLYDSPDSPMTLRSDTLLRLSAQGVSARVGDPLPVRSQQSDPQTFYISSQSLTLGFSGTTGLLESIKRKEDPQEVKVQMQFVVYGTRPSKDKSGAYLFLPDGKAKPYNQKEPPVVRVVEGPLFSEVVAHYQHFQQAIRIHNVPGVDGLSIDITTTVDIRDQTNKELAMRLVTDIQSGDVFYTDLNGFQMQPRRHYLKLPLQANFYPMPSQAYIQDSHHRLTLHTAQSLGVSSLESGQLEVIMDRRLMQDDNRGLGQGLKDNKKTANRFRLLLERRSEGNKMMDSGTTSFPSILSHITNAILNHEVLALPVLPKRRGIPPLQTFAPLKSFLPCDFHLLNLRSIQSQQDPHSPSPYTALILHRLALDCGLETQNLGFNCTTTQGQLNVSGLFKNLDLQLLQPMSLTLMHSSTPLANDSTISLDPMEISAFKLKLR